The Euphorbia lathyris chromosome 3, ddEupLath1.1, whole genome shotgun sequence genome contains a region encoding:
- the LOC136222624 gene encoding ras-related protein RABE1c-like — translation MAAPPARARADYDYLIKLLLIGDSGVGKSCLLLRFSDGSFTTSFITTIGIDFKIRTIELDSKRIKLQIWDTAGQERFRTITTAYYRGAMGILLVYDVTDESSFNNIRNWIRNIEQHASDNVNKILVGNKADMDESKRAVPTSKGQALADEYGIKFFETSAKTNLNVEQVFFSIARDIKQRLADTDSRAEPTTIKINQADQAGGGQSAPKSACCGS, via the exons ATGGCTGCTCCACCTGCCAGGGCTAGGGCCGATTACGATTACCTCATAAAGCTTCTTCTCATCGGCGATAGTG GTGTGGGTAAGAGTTGCCTTCTTTTACGATTCTCAGATGGTTCTTTTACAACTAGTTTTATCACAACCATTGG TATTGATTTCAAGATAAGAACCATTGAGCTTGACAGCAAAAGAATTAAGCTCCAAATTTGGGATACAGCTGGTCAAGAGCGGTTCCGAACTATTACAACTG CTTACTATCGTGGAGCCATGGGTATTTTGTTGGTCTATGACGTTACTGATGAATCATCCTTCAACA ACATCAGGAATTGGATTCGCAACATTGAACAACATGCTTCTGATAATGTTAACAAGATATTGGTCGGAAACAAGGCTGACATGGATGAAAGCAAAAGG GCTGTGCCAACATCCAAAGGACAAGCGCTTGCTGATGAGTATGGGATCAAGTTCTTTGAAACT AGTGCAAAAACAAATCTAAATGTTGAGCAAGTTTTCTTTTCAATAGCAAGGGATATAAAGCAAAGGCTTGCTGATACAGACTCAAGGGCCGAG CCTACAACCATTAAGATCAACCAAGCAGACCAGGCAGGGGGTGGTCAATCTGCCCCGAAGTCAGCTTGCTGTGGTTCTTAA
- the LOC136223086 gene encoding uncharacterized protein isoform X3, with product MAKGTDGDLAFDNPSRIEPKRSHQWFVDTAQPELFPNKKQALETPNGVSNSEICAENVPSWNNPSSFQSVSNQFIHRLFGPETVDSPNYVERTTCPETDESNASVSLSISHVLEDPEACLSYGGFKKVKINEVKDSDNNFHDQRELDFINKNNGEIPTSQAYSRENENFISIGQAYDKEDDNVMFMGHSYNRDSHIVSTYIKEDDNVIPISETYSKEGTHMISFGEFHDAHDMMPVGKPISNYGQSYDQSLVQTSEAVHGKELDASNVNAAASSNKVAKIKPESVSRSKPEAKPSRKEAPNSFPSNVRSLISTGMLDGVPVKYVSMAREELRGIIKGSGYLCSCESCNYSKALNAYEFERHAGCKTKHPNNHIYFENGKTIYQIVQELRSTPESMLFDVIQTVFGAPINQKSFRIWKESFQAATRELQRIYGKEELNL from the exons ATGGCCAAGGGTACTGACGGAGACTTGGCATTTGATAATCCTTCCAGAATCGAACCTAAACGGTCTCATCAGTGGTTTGTAGATACAGCTCAACCCGAGTTGTTCCCAAACAAGAAGCAAGCGCTTGAAACCCCAAACGGCGTGTCAAATTCAGAAATCTGCGCTGAAAATGTTCCTTCTTGGAATAATCCCTCTAGTTTCCAGTCAGTCTCAAACCAATTTATCCATCGCTTATTTGGACCTGAAACAGTAGATTCTCCCAATTATGTTGAAAGAACCACATGCCCTGAAACTGACGAGTCAAATGCATCTGTTAGTCTGTCCATATCTCATGTGTTGGAAGATCCTGAAGCTTGTCTTAGTTATGGTGGCTTTAAGAAAGTTAAAATTAATGAAGTTAAGGACTCTGACAATAACTTTCATGACCAGAGGGAACTTGACTTTATCAACAAAAACAACGGCGAAATTCCGACCAGTCAGGCCTATAGTAGGGAAAATGAGAATTTTATATCAATTGGTCAGGCATATGATAAGGAGGATGATAATGTCATGTTTATGGGTCACAGCTACAATAGAGATTCCCATATTGTATCTACATACATCAAAGAAGATGACAATGTCATTCCAATAAGTGAAACTTACAGCAAGGAGGGCACTCATATGATCTCTTTTGGGGAATTTCATGATGCCCATGATATGATGCCTGTTGGCAAGCCGATCAGCAATTATGGCCAGTCGTATGATCAGTCCCTGGTTCAAACATCAGAAGCGGTACATGGCAAAGAGTTGGATGCATCTAATGTCAATGCAGCTGCAAGTAGCAACAAGGTAGCTAAGATAAAACCTGAATCTGTTTCCCGAAGTAAACCAGAGGCTAAACCGAGCCGAAAAGAAGCTCCAAACAGCTTTCCTTCAAATGTCAGAAGTTTGATTTCAACTGGGATGCTAGATGGTGTTCCTGTAAAGTATGTTTCCATGGCCCGAGAG GAACTCCGTGGCATTATAAAAGGTTCAGGCTATCTCTGTAGTTGTGAGTCGTGTAATTACTCTAAG GCTCTGAATGCATACGAGTTTGAACGCCATGCTGGTTGCAAGACAAAGCATCCAAACAATCATATTTACTTTGAGAATGGAAAGACTATTTATCAGATTGTTCAAGAACTAAGGAGCACTCCTGAAAGCATGTTGTTTGATGTAATTCAAACTGTGTTTGGTGCACCGATTAATCAGAAGTCCTTCCGAATATGGAAAG AATCATTTCAAGCAGCAACTCGCGAGCTTCAACGCATCTATGGGAAGgaagaattaaatttgtaa
- the LOC136223086 gene encoding uncharacterized protein isoform X2, which produces MNKDIWMAKGTDGDLAFDNPSRIEPKRSHQWFVDTAQPELFPNKKQALETPNGVSNSEICAENVPSWNNPSSFQSVSNQFIHRLFGPETVDSPNYVERTTCPETDESNASVSLSISHVLEDPEACLSYGGFKKVKINEVKDSDNNFHDQRELDFINKNNGEIPTSQAYSRENENFISIGQAYDKEDDNVMFMGHSYNRDSHIVSTYIKEDDNVIPISETYSKEGTHMISFGEFHDAHDMMPVGKPISNYGQSYDQSLVQTSEAVHGKELDASNVNAAASSNKVAKIKPESVSRSKPEAKPSRKEAPNSFPSNVRSLISTGMLDGVPVKYVSMAREELRGIIKGSGYLCSCESCNYSKALNAYEFERHAGCKTKHPNNHIYFENGKTIYQIVQELRSTPESMLFDVIQTVFGAPINQKSFRIWKESFQAATRELQRIYGKEELNL; this is translated from the exons ATG AACAAGGACATTTGGATGGCCAAGGGTACTGACGGAGACTTGGCATTTGATAATCCTTCCAGAATCGAACCTAAACGGTCTCATCAGTGGTTTGTAGATACAGCTCAACCCGAGTTGTTCCCAAACAAGAAGCAAGCGCTTGAAACCCCAAACGGCGTGTCAAATTCAGAAATCTGCGCTGAAAATGTTCCTTCTTGGAATAATCCCTCTAGTTTCCAGTCAGTCTCAAACCAATTTATCCATCGCTTATTTGGACCTGAAACAGTAGATTCTCCCAATTATGTTGAAAGAACCACATGCCCTGAAACTGACGAGTCAAATGCATCTGTTAGTCTGTCCATATCTCATGTGTTGGAAGATCCTGAAGCTTGTCTTAGTTATGGTGGCTTTAAGAAAGTTAAAATTAATGAAGTTAAGGACTCTGACAATAACTTTCATGACCAGAGGGAACTTGACTTTATCAACAAAAACAACGGCGAAATTCCGACCAGTCAGGCCTATAGTAGGGAAAATGAGAATTTTATATCAATTGGTCAGGCATATGATAAGGAGGATGATAATGTCATGTTTATGGGTCACAGCTACAATAGAGATTCCCATATTGTATCTACATACATCAAAGAAGATGACAATGTCATTCCAATAAGTGAAACTTACAGCAAGGAGGGCACTCATATGATCTCTTTTGGGGAATTTCATGATGCCCATGATATGATGCCTGTTGGCAAGCCGATCAGCAATTATGGCCAGTCGTATGATCAGTCCCTGGTTCAAACATCAGAAGCGGTACATGGCAAAGAGTTGGATGCATCTAATGTCAATGCAGCTGCAAGTAGCAACAAGGTAGCTAAGATAAAACCTGAATCTGTTTCCCGAAGTAAACCAGAGGCTAAACCGAGCCGAAAAGAAGCTCCAAACAGCTTTCCTTCAAATGTCAGAAGTTTGATTTCAACTGGGATGCTAGATGGTGTTCCTGTAAAGTATGTTTCCATGGCCCGAGAG GAACTCCGTGGCATTATAAAAGGTTCAGGCTATCTCTGTAGTTGTGAGTCGTGTAATTACTCTAAG GCTCTGAATGCATACGAGTTTGAACGCCATGCTGGTTGCAAGACAAAGCATCCAAACAATCATATTTACTTTGAGAATGGAAAGACTATTTATCAGATTGTTCAAGAACTAAGGAGCACTCCTGAAAGCATGTTGTTTGATGTAATTCAAACTGTGTTTGGTGCACCGATTAATCAGAAGTCCTTCCGAATATGGAAAG AATCATTTCAAGCAGCAACTCGCGAGCTTCAACGCATCTATGGGAAGgaagaattaaatttgtaa
- the LOC136223086 gene encoding uncharacterized protein isoform X1 produces the protein MSFQNKDIWMAKGTDGDLAFDNPSRIEPKRSHQWFVDTAQPELFPNKKQALETPNGVSNSEICAENVPSWNNPSSFQSVSNQFIHRLFGPETVDSPNYVERTTCPETDESNASVSLSISHVLEDPEACLSYGGFKKVKINEVKDSDNNFHDQRELDFINKNNGEIPTSQAYSRENENFISIGQAYDKEDDNVMFMGHSYNRDSHIVSTYIKEDDNVIPISETYSKEGTHMISFGEFHDAHDMMPVGKPISNYGQSYDQSLVQTSEAVHGKELDASNVNAAASSNKVAKIKPESVSRSKPEAKPSRKEAPNSFPSNVRSLISTGMLDGVPVKYVSMAREELRGIIKGSGYLCSCESCNYSKALNAYEFERHAGCKTKHPNNHIYFENGKTIYQIVQELRSTPESMLFDVIQTVFGAPINQKSFRIWKESFQAATRELQRIYGKEELNL, from the exons ATG TCTTTTCAGAACAAGGACATTTGGATGGCCAAGGGTACTGACGGAGACTTGGCATTTGATAATCCTTCCAGAATCGAACCTAAACGGTCTCATCAGTGGTTTGTAGATACAGCTCAACCCGAGTTGTTCCCAAACAAGAAGCAAGCGCTTGAAACCCCAAACGGCGTGTCAAATTCAGAAATCTGCGCTGAAAATGTTCCTTCTTGGAATAATCCCTCTAGTTTCCAGTCAGTCTCAAACCAATTTATCCATCGCTTATTTGGACCTGAAACAGTAGATTCTCCCAATTATGTTGAAAGAACCACATGCCCTGAAACTGACGAGTCAAATGCATCTGTTAGTCTGTCCATATCTCATGTGTTGGAAGATCCTGAAGCTTGTCTTAGTTATGGTGGCTTTAAGAAAGTTAAAATTAATGAAGTTAAGGACTCTGACAATAACTTTCATGACCAGAGGGAACTTGACTTTATCAACAAAAACAACGGCGAAATTCCGACCAGTCAGGCCTATAGTAGGGAAAATGAGAATTTTATATCAATTGGTCAGGCATATGATAAGGAGGATGATAATGTCATGTTTATGGGTCACAGCTACAATAGAGATTCCCATATTGTATCTACATACATCAAAGAAGATGACAATGTCATTCCAATAAGTGAAACTTACAGCAAGGAGGGCACTCATATGATCTCTTTTGGGGAATTTCATGATGCCCATGATATGATGCCTGTTGGCAAGCCGATCAGCAATTATGGCCAGTCGTATGATCAGTCCCTGGTTCAAACATCAGAAGCGGTACATGGCAAAGAGTTGGATGCATCTAATGTCAATGCAGCTGCAAGTAGCAACAAGGTAGCTAAGATAAAACCTGAATCTGTTTCCCGAAGTAAACCAGAGGCTAAACCGAGCCGAAAAGAAGCTCCAAACAGCTTTCCTTCAAATGTCAGAAGTTTGATTTCAACTGGGATGCTAGATGGTGTTCCTGTAAAGTATGTTTCCATGGCCCGAGAG GAACTCCGTGGCATTATAAAAGGTTCAGGCTATCTCTGTAGTTGTGAGTCGTGTAATTACTCTAAG GCTCTGAATGCATACGAGTTTGAACGCCATGCTGGTTGCAAGACAAAGCATCCAAACAATCATATTTACTTTGAGAATGGAAAGACTATTTATCAGATTGTTCAAGAACTAAGGAGCACTCCTGAAAGCATGTTGTTTGATGTAATTCAAACTGTGTTTGGTGCACCGATTAATCAGAAGTCCTTCCGAATATGGAAAG AATCATTTCAAGCAGCAACTCGCGAGCTTCAACGCATCTATGGGAAGgaagaattaaatttgtaa